The region TGGCTTTAGTTGATGAAAACCTTCCAATTGTTGTCATTGCTACTCGTGATCAGTGCTTCaggtttgtttatttatttatttatttttttaaatttgttttggttttattaatatttagaattgttttttttttacagCAAACAGCAATCAGTTATTCAACAACTGAAGGCTAGAAAAGGGAGGTTGATAGTGATGTGTACAGAAGGAGATGCAGCAGCTGTTTGTGGGCCATCTTGCAGAGtaattcaagttcctcttgtTGTTGACTGCTTACAGCCTGTTGTCAACATAGTTCCATTGcaggtatttaaaaaaaaaaaacaaaactatactttttatttattttattttattttttgtataaaaTCACCTATCATGTGTTACATGTTTGACTGATAAAAAGAGCAGTGTTAAATGCAAGAAAATATTATAGCTCTCTacgaaaattttactatgaaaaatCTACATATAAAGActatgtttggcgtactagctgaaaagctagctgttagcggaaaaactagctgataaaaaatgacgtttggtaaaattagctgaaaagctagctgaaatatataaaattacgtaAAAGGACATTTAAGAGAATGTGTCTCTATAATTAATTACGGGGtatatttggaaattttttaaaaagctcctaaaaaactagtctaagtagtttttcaaaaagctagcaTATAAGCTATTTTTTGGCTtgccaaacacgacaacataaaaaagcttgAAAAATAAGCTAActtatcagctagctgtggcgcgccaaacacagcCAAAGAGTTAATGTGACTATTACTCTATTAGAAATCTttggagtaaattacacgaatgatccctatggtttggggtaatttgcgcgtttggtccctaacttatttttttaactcggaaagtctctgctgtttgtttttattacgtGTTTgctccctactgtttgtttttgttacgcacttggtcccagtcttacctaaaaagactattatttaaataggaaaaaatggtggagtaggtaaggtaaggtgagggggttggggttggggtttatttaaataaattgaaaagtcaagggcaaaatagtttttttagataAGACAAGGACCAAGCGCGTAATTTACTCAAATCTTTGTAAATGAGTGTCATTGCAAAGTAAAAGTAGATTGGTAATTTCTTCATGCTAACCAATTTTTGATTTATATATTTTTGATGTTATTATATACATGtaaattgatgtttttatttatttattttaaatgcaGTTGTTGGCTTATCATTTAACGGTTCTACGAGGTTACAATGTTGATCAACCAAGGAATCTTGCAAAGAGTGTTACAACCGAATAGAAAATATATAGATTATTGGCAATTGAAGCTAACATAGGTCACTTTGCATTTAGAGTTCCAATTAATTGGTGTGTTTCAATATATACAATTCTAAGACTGGCTTAACAAAGACATACTATCTCGATATAGAAATTTACATCTTaagatttttttgatttttttttttaaatcatgtaTATCATAATCTTTTCTAATGATTGTTctctttttgttgtttttcatTAACATTTAAATTCTCATTTTTGTTTGGACATAAGATTTGGATTATATACTAAACGATTACCCACCAAGGCTGAATACATGTTAGGCCCATCTTTCATTCTAGGTAGTTTAATTTTGTACCAAGATAACAAAATGGTTCAAGTTTTGTCTATCTTATAGAATTGATTTGATCAACTTATATGCTATACTACAAGTAAAACTTAGAAACTCATTATTAGTATAATTCTACAATCGGATAAAAATTTGGTTATAGAATTGATTTTTTTAATGGATTTATGAATATGGCTGAGTTAACTAAAATTTCAAGTCTATGAATATTCATGATCAATGTATTTGATTATAACTTTTTAAGTCTATAAAAAACAATTTCATTTCCTTTCATACGGTGGTATAAACTAAATAAgtacataaataataaaataaagggAAATTTTGTCAAATAACCAAAAATTAGGTGGGGTTGAAAAATATAACCAAGAAAACCTGATTTTCATAAAATGGCCAAGGTTTCTATAGAGACGAGCTCTACAGAAGCCTAAAAGTGATGTGGTAGGATTAAAATCATAAAACCATATAAATAAAATACTATTACTGCAGAGGCCGTACTATTTCTACAGAAACTGTAGAAATGTCATACGTAAAAAATGCTTATTTAGCTACCATTTACGCAGAACATTAATATTTTCTGCAGCTCTACGAAATCGTCCCGTCAGACGTCAGATTTTGTCTTTTTTGCACAAGTGTCTAGTTCCTCGGAAGCTTTTTTTGCAAAGTTTGTCTATGTGGAAATCTTGGTATTTTATGAAAATACAATTTTTTGTCATATTTTTCAACCCCatctcattaaaaaaaaaaaaaaaagaaagaaatttttcctaaaataaattacaattaaaaaaatgaaaatccgCCAAGATTTTATACAACTTATAATTCCCGTTAAGGGTAGTTCGTTCCCGCCCTAATGCCACAAAATGTTCAATTAGGAATTCCGATTTTCAACGTAGTTGCAATTCTCAAACAAATTTGGTTTCAATCTCTACACTTTCATCTGCAATCGAAGATCGGTGGTGACTGTTAGAGATACAATCGTTTCTGCTTCTCCTGTTGACGACGCGATGGTGAAGGAATCAACACCGCCTAATTCAAGAGCTAATCTGAAGAAGCCTCCATGGCAGACTGTTCTCACTTTTTTCACCAAAAACTACGCCCTTTTATTGGTAGTACTGCTTTTGTCTGAGACGATTCTGCGGTTGCTATTTGGGAACAATGACGTTTATCCTTTAGGGCTCGATAGACGGACTGCTGAGGAAACCAAGTCCCTGTTACATACGACTACCAAGATGATGCAGGTTCAGATTGAAGCTGTGGACAGAAAAATCGAGAAAGAGATCGAAGATTTAAGAAACGAATTGAGTGAGAGAATAGACGAGAATGATTTCTTCTATGGGGCCAGATTGCGTGATTTTGGCGAAAGGGTTGATAGTATTGGGCGATCATTGATTAGCGAGGAAAGGTTATGGAAAGATGAATTCAACAAAAGTATAGAGAAATTAAAGTTCAAAAAGGGGAAGGATGAAGGGGATTTTAGGTTGGATGAAATGAAGGGTTATGTGAAGGAGATGATTGAGAAGGCAATCGACAATCATGCTGCTGATGGACTTGGTACTATTGACTATGCGGTTGCTTCTGGTGGAGGAATGGTGGTGAAACTCTCTGAACCCTACAATTTGCAAAATGCGATTCATCTGTCTGCTCTGAAGATTCTGCAACCTAGTTTTGGTGAACCTGGTCAATGTTTGCCTCTCAAAGGGGACAGTGGTTATGTTGAGATCAAATTGAGGCAAACCATCATCCCAGAGGCTATAACTCTTGAACATGTTGCAAAGGTTTGTTCTCTTATCTTGTTTTCTCTGAAGATTCTTGTTGATTTGTTCACTTAATTTGTGCATTTTATGGTGTTATGAACATGAACAGAGTGTGGCATACGACAGATCTATGGCTCCTAAAGAGTGTAGAGTGTTTGGATGGTTGCATCCTGATTCCAAGAAGATGGTTTTGCTAAGAGAGTTCACATATGATCTTGAAAAAAGAAATGTACAAACATTCAATGTTTGGGAGAATGGATATGCTGTGAACATGATGAGATTTGAGTTCAAATCAAACCATGGAGATCCCACTCACACTTGCATATATCGCTTCAGGGTTCATGGTTATGAGCCTGATTCTCTCTCATCATAGGTAACACACTCAAGAAATTATATGCTATCTCTTTATCTTATTAGTTTACATAGATTTCATGCTTAGGTTAAAATTGAAAAATAGTAATTGGTCCATATAATCAAGTTTGTATGTAATTTGATTATGATCCTTGAAGCCTGGTGCTAATGTGGAttatatgcttatgtttttggttgcagattCTTCAGACTAGTAAAAATGAGTCAGCTTTTTCAAGTGAAGTGATGATGAATCTATTGGAATAACAATGAGAGGTAACTGTAGCAACTTTTGTTGTCatatattttgaaaatatacCATAACTTGTAGTAacagtcttttttttttcttgtgaaaAGTTAAACCATGCTTTTCCATTTCTTTCATAAAATCTTCTTATAAAATTCATCTTTACATGTCAACTCAGTCATTCCATTCCAAATATGACACAGTTATTATTAAAGTTTGTGAAATGGCAAAATGGGGAGAACTTGTAAGCAACACCAAGAGAAATTCAGATTGTCAAATTCTAATCAGATTATGTTGAGCAAGTTATAGAAATGGTTAAAAAtggaaatttatatttttttgaatgAGAAATATGCATGGAATATCATATGATATGATTGATATCATTCTAGTTGTTTATTAAGCGGGACAAAATGATAAATATGAGagaattattttaaaaacaaaattagcATTTAAAAATCTGTAAAAGATCCTTATTAAGGTTATTGttaaacattagaaaatcaggcACAAAGTGAAATATCACTTGAAAATGGTTTGGATcaccatataatatatattaattttattttattttttatattaatgttattaatttaatgtaattagtatgtgaaatttaaaatttaaaatttgaaatgaaaaatcaattattagtttaatgtaattagaatgagaaatttaacatttaaaatttgaaatgaataattaataggttgacatgtGGCATTATAGgtgacataatattaatgagaatttctaatattatgacacttgtcaatctattctaataaatgaaggtttttttgccacatgtcatcttcttatttatttggacacatgacattttatagaatttttaaattttatatttttcacttgtcattttattgtatttttcattttattaaattaaaatttcacatttaatatgtaaggtatttattaaaaatgatgtatatatgtaatgtattcaatacattaaagcctcattaattttaataattcaaaaaatttcttatttttcttacaaattcaaaattttcaaattgttaaaacttcatatttattttttttaaataaactcatgtaatacatgggtctcacacctggTATgagaataaacttatttatttattagaacaGAGAGAAAAGAGATATGGGTTATATAATACATATAAtctactaggtgtgagacccgtgtattacatgagtttattaaaaataaaaatttaatataaaaatttaaacattaaatattttataaaataatacttttatataacataatgtaattttttttggaacatttataaaagaaatcaaatattctTTAGAACATTTATGAgactttattatcaaattaatagaatgattCTTTTTcattatatgaaattttattttaaaaaaatagaaattctCAAAAAATG is a window of Lactuca sativa cultivar Salinas chromosome 1, Lsat_Salinas_v11, whole genome shotgun sequence DNA encoding:
- the LOC111887122 gene encoding SUN domain-containing protein 1-like, whose translation is MVKESTPPNSRANLKKPPWQTVLTFFTKNYALLLVVLLLSETILRLLFGNNDVYPLGLDRRTAEETKSLLHTTTKMMQVQIEAVDRKIEKEIEDLRNELSERIDENDFFYGARLRDFGERVDSIGRSLISEERLWKDEFNKSIEKLKFKKGKDEGDFRLDEMKGYVKEMIEKAIDNHAADGLGTIDYAVASGGGMVVKLSEPYNLQNAIHLSALKILQPSFGEPGQCLPLKGDSGYVEIKLRQTIIPEAITLEHVAKSVAYDRSMAPKECRVFGWLHPDSKKMVLLREFTYDLEKRNVQTFNVWENGYAVNMMRFEFKSNHGDPTHTCIYRFRVHGYEPDSLSS